A genomic region of Jeotgalibaca ciconiae contains the following coding sequences:
- a CDS encoding Cna B-type domain-containing protein: MAKKMIVRATKEWKNDWPNNRPEIWFKLFRKAGENGTLEEVPNLCIKPLASWTTEVRWKKVDARSPEGVDYIYSVQEVDVKGNNYTPAGYTKFENGLSVINIYNPNPIAVSIQLDRSEELIESNLVAEEFDFELVDTADRLVVKGEKNGNGTVIFESIDFTELGIHEFSIVLIKKTNREIHKIFNVTVEVIYADGNLFATTSYIKPN; this comes from the coding sequence ATGGCTAAAAAAATGATTGTGAGAGCAACGAAAGAATGGAAAAATGATTGGCCCAATAATCGTCCTGAGATTTGGTTTAAACTATTCCGTAAAGCTGGAGAAAATGGGACACTGGAAGAAGTTCCTAATCTATGTATTAAGCCATTAGCTTCCTGGACAACTGAGGTAAGATGGAAAAAAGTAGACGCAAGAAGTCCTGAGGGTGTAGACTATATCTATTCAGTACAAGAAGTTGATGTCAAAGGAAATAACTATACACCTGCTGGCTATACAAAATTTGAGAATGGATTATCCGTTATTAATATCTATAATCCAAACCCAATAGCAGTTTCTATCCAATTAGATCGAAGCGAAGAATTGATTGAATCAAATTTAGTAGCTGAAGAATTTGATTTTGAATTAGTAGATACTGCTGATAGACTAGTTGTCAAAGGAGAAAAGAACGGCAATGGGACAGTTATTTTTGAATCCATCGATTTTACAGAGTTGGGCATACACGAGTTCTCGATTGTTTTAATAAAAAAAACGAATAGGGAAATTCATAAAATATTTAACGTAACCGTTGAAGTAATTTATGCTGACGGAAATCTATTTGCCACGACCTCTTATATCAAACCAAATTAA
- a CDS encoding sensor histidine kinase: MKRQLFQENLRKEILIYSAIFIAVIILILSFILSAFNGISINMQLDNTEQVVQDFISKNIKQYEEQLTQNSKRLYLDYLNETVSESNIYSNYYTFNSQQDLKSELLILDESMNLKFSSNSRWNKDGIFLNFLSIITPKIDEETEVVQRLYVDKDREHYLLLMTTIGNPLSPEGYSVQVINGKEVISNLNQLQNQYIISDKFDNVFASSSNLFISGNLEKVEGTVFKNRFNYHDDLYYSERSSLTPNLSLTVYQRSIMYPSFLKISGSIVALLSFLLIAFALSFSKRISLRNAKSVELLTKEMEVLKGNPNHRLSIQTNDEFELVSKRINIMLEELSNAHQNNISLLQENLLAERKKLEAQFNPHFLYNTLEVIRASIIFDREIANQLILRLTKILRYSINEENTEVTFETDLTYLIEYLEISKIRFQDFSYILDINEETLKLPVPKLFLLPLIENSLKYGFQNRPDLQITIISKKIEDNYYQFQVMDNGSALEERKSQEINDSLQNNLPMGNHHGLLNSKKRLQLMYPKAKFELKIREEYTVVEIEIGGA, encoded by the coding sequence ATGAAAAGACAGCTGTTTCAAGAGAACCTACGAAAAGAAATTTTAATTTATTCAGCTATTTTTATTGCTGTAATCATTCTAATACTAAGTTTTATTTTGTCTGCATTTAATGGAATTTCAATAAATATGCAGTTAGATAATACCGAACAAGTAGTACAGGATTTTATTAGTAAAAATATCAAACAATACGAAGAGCAACTTACTCAAAATAGCAAAAGGCTGTATTTAGATTACTTAAATGAAACGGTATCTGAATCAAATATTTATTCCAATTATTACACCTTTAATTCTCAACAGGATTTAAAAAGTGAGTTATTGATTTTAGATGAATCGATGAATTTGAAATTTAGTAGTAACAGTCGATGGAACAAGGATGGAATTTTTTTGAATTTCTTATCGATTATTACTCCTAAAATAGATGAGGAAACAGAAGTAGTTCAACGGTTGTATGTTGATAAAGACCGAGAACATTATCTTCTATTAATGACAACAATTGGTAATCCTTTATCACCAGAAGGATATTCGGTTCAAGTGATTAACGGAAAAGAAGTAATATCAAACTTAAACCAACTTCAGAACCAATATATTATATCTGATAAATTTGATAATGTTTTTGCATCAAGCTCGAATTTATTTATTTCAGGAAATCTAGAAAAAGTAGAGGGTACTGTATTCAAAAACCGATTCAATTATCACGATGATTTATATTATTCAGAAAGAAGCTCACTAACACCGAATTTATCATTAACCGTGTATCAAAGAAGTATTATGTATCCCTCATTCTTAAAAATAAGCGGTTCGATCGTAGCCCTATTGTCTTTTTTATTAATTGCTTTTGCCCTCTCTTTTTCAAAGCGAATTTCATTGCGAAATGCGAAATCAGTAGAGTTGCTTACAAAAGAAATGGAAGTTTTGAAGGGAAATCCAAACCACCGATTGTCGATTCAAACGAATGACGAATTTGAACTTGTTTCGAAACGGATCAATATAATGTTGGAAGAATTATCGAATGCTCATCAAAATAATATATCATTGCTGCAAGAAAATCTGCTGGCAGAGCGAAAAAAGCTCGAAGCTCAATTCAATCCTCATTTTTTATACAATACATTGGAAGTAATTCGCGCATCAATTATTTTTGATAGGGAAATTGCTAATCAATTGATTCTTCGATTAACTAAAATACTTCGCTATAGCATCAATGAAGAAAATACAGAAGTTACCTTTGAGACGGACCTGACGTACTTGATAGAGTATTTAGAAATAAGTAAAATTCGTTTTCAAGACTTTAGCTATATTTTAGATATCAACGAAGAGACATTAAAATTACCTGTACCAAAACTATTCTTACTCCCTTTAATTGAAAATAGCTTGAAATACGGCTTTCAAAATCGTCCAGATCTACAAATCACGATCATAAGCAAAAAAATAGAAGATAACTATTATCAATTTCAGGTGATGGACAATGGTAGCGCATTGGAGGAAAGAAAGTCTCAGGAAATCAATGATTCTTTACAAAATAATCTTCCCATGGGAAATCACCATGGTTTGTTGAATAGTAAAAAAAGGTTGCAGTTAATGTATCCTAAGGCGAAATTTGAACTGAAAATTAGAGAAGAGTATACAGTAGTTGAAATTGAAATAGGAGGAGCATGA
- a CDS encoding response regulator transcription factor, with protein sequence MYRILIVEDEHIIRKGLIYGFNYEKAGCVIVGEANNGQQGIEKIKELNPDIVITDINMPVKDAFEMLEETMDYLYSTIIISGYDEFSNAQKAIKYGVSEFIVKPIDMEELAEAISRAKYQRKVNQSFIQEREKSADIKNIQLIEKEKQLVHDEVIREMIQFVNQNFNKRFVFQDVAKEIGYSSTLLHNRFKDYMNMTFNDYVNRYRIQKSIVYLKQNKLKLYEIAGECGFSDYKYFNKVFKKYINMSASEFMDLIKE encoded by the coding sequence ATGTATCGGATATTGATTGTTGAAGATGAACATATTATAAGAAAAGGTTTAATTTATGGATTTAATTATGAAAAAGCAGGTTGTGTGATTGTTGGAGAAGCAAATAATGGCCAGCAAGGTATAGAGAAAATAAAAGAACTGAATCCTGATATTGTTATTACGGACATCAACATGCCCGTGAAAGATGCTTTTGAGATGTTGGAAGAAACCATGGATTACCTCTATAGTACAATTATTATTTCTGGATATGATGAATTTTCAAACGCACAAAAAGCGATTAAGTACGGAGTTAGTGAATTCATAGTAAAACCCATTGATATGGAAGAATTAGCAGAAGCAATATCCCGAGCGAAATATCAACGTAAAGTGAATCAGAGTTTTATTCAAGAACGAGAAAAATCAGCAGATATTAAGAACATACAGTTAATAGAAAAAGAGAAGCAATTGGTTCATGATGAAGTGATTCGAGAAATGATTCAATTTGTTAATCAAAACTTTAATAAGCGGTTTGTATTCCAAGATGTGGCTAAGGAAATTGGTTATAGTTCAACACTTTTGCATAATCGTTTTAAAGACTATATGAATATGACATTTAATGATTATGTGAATCGTTACCGAATTCAAAAATCAATTGTGTATTTGAAACAGAATAAATTGAAGCTTTATGAAATCGCTGGGGAATGCGGTTTTAGTGATTACAAGTACTTCAATAAAGTCTTTAAGAAATATATCAATATGAGTGCGAGTGAATTCATGGATTTGATAAAAGAGTAG
- a CDS encoding ABC transporter substrate-binding protein: protein MKKFGKWISVAGISLLMLAACGTGGNTESSDSGNNTGGGSSDTLVIYSPNSEGLINATIPAFEEMYDIKVELIQAGTGELFTKLESEKNAPIADVIFGGAYSQYAQSTDLFEEYIPEENDQLVEEYQNKSGFYTPYTIDGSVIIVNPDLIGDIDITGYEDLLNEELKGKISTADPANSSSAFAQLTNMLAAEGGYESDEAWQYVHDLFTLIDGKISSSSSNVYKAVADGEMAVGLTYEDPTVKLLNDGANVEIIYPQEGTVFLPASVAVIKGAQNIENAKLFVDFVISEEIQNVLGTTTTNRPVRKDAETSENMKPLDEIETIEEDMDYVIENKDEIVSKYNDIFVDIESNR from the coding sequence ATGAAAAAGTTTGGTAAATGGATTTCAGTTGCAGGTATTTCTTTATTAATGTTAGCGGCATGTGGAACTGGCGGGAATACAGAATCAAGTGACAGTGGTAATAACACTGGAGGAGGAAGTTCCGATACATTAGTTATTTATTCTCCAAACTCGGAAGGCTTGATTAATGCCACAATACCCGCATTTGAAGAAATGTATGATATTAAAGTAGAATTGATCCAAGCGGGGACAGGAGAGTTGTTTACAAAATTAGAAAGTGAAAAAAATGCCCCTATTGCAGATGTTATTTTCGGGGGAGCCTATTCTCAGTATGCTCAAAGTACTGATTTATTTGAAGAGTATATTCCAGAAGAAAACGATCAATTAGTAGAAGAATATCAAAATAAATCAGGTTTCTATACACCCTATACAATTGACGGCAGCGTTATCATTGTCAATCCAGATTTGATTGGGGATATAGACATCACAGGATATGAAGATTTATTAAATGAGGAATTAAAAGGAAAAATTTCGACAGCTGACCCAGCAAACTCTTCAAGTGCATTTGCTCAATTGACAAATATGCTAGCCGCAGAGGGCGGTTATGAAAGTGATGAAGCATGGCAATACGTACATGATTTATTCACACTAATCGATGGGAAAATCAGTTCCAGTTCAAGTAATGTTTATAAAGCAGTGGCTGATGGTGAGATGGCAGTAGGCCTCACTTATGAAGATCCAACTGTGAAATTATTAAATGATGGAGCAAATGTTGAAATTATTTATCCACAAGAAGGTACCGTCTTCTTGCCGGCGAGTGTTGCTGTCATCAAAGGTGCTCAGAATATAGAAAATGCAAAGTTGTTCGTAGACTTTGTTATTTCAGAAGAAATACAAAATGTGTTAGGTACGACCACAACCAATCGTCCGGTTCGAAAAGATGCTGAGACAAGTGAAAATATGAAACCACTTGATGAAATTGAAACGATTGAAGAGGATATGGACTATGTAATTGAAAATAAGGACGAAATCGTTTCGAAATACAATGATATCTTCGTTGATATTGAATCAAACAGATAG
- a CDS encoding ABC transporter ATP-binding protein encodes MSEIIINHARKEYHGNAVIPDLSVTIPDGTLFTLLGPSGCGKTTLLRMIAGFNSIEGGDFYFNENRINDKDPSKRNIGMVFQNYAIFPHLTVRDNVEFGLKQRKLSKEDVKKNADKYLKLMQIDEYQDRKPDQLSGGQQQRVALARALAINPDVLLMDEPLSNLDAKLRVDMRQAIREIQREVGITTVYVTHDQEEAMAISDKIAVMRDGIIQQIGQPKELYHRPSNEFVATFIGRTNILEGKLIHINGTAYLEFKSGYQLAFPSLNSEQEQNVRISIRPEEFIRVENDEDFTAEIQDSIYLGLNTEYFLKLESGNRVQISEESTFHENLNPGDHIKLKINTQKINVFTKDGARNLLGVSG; translated from the coding sequence ATGAGTGAGATTATAATCAACCATGCTCGAAAAGAGTATCATGGAAATGCAGTAATTCCAGATCTTTCGGTGACAATTCCAGATGGCACTTTGTTTACTTTATTAGGTCCTTCAGGTTGTGGAAAAACGACCCTGCTACGTATGATAGCGGGGTTCAATTCCATTGAAGGAGGAGATTTTTACTTTAATGAGAACAGAATCAATGATAAAGATCCAAGTAAACGGAATATTGGAATGGTTTTTCAAAACTATGCGATTTTCCCGCACTTAACGGTTCGAGACAACGTTGAATTTGGACTAAAGCAACGAAAGCTTTCTAAAGAAGATGTAAAGAAAAATGCTGATAAATATTTAAAATTAATGCAGATTGATGAGTACCAAGATCGTAAGCCAGATCAACTGAGTGGAGGGCAACAACAACGGGTTGCGCTCGCAAGAGCTTTGGCTATTAATCCAGATGTTCTATTGATGGATGAACCCTTAAGCAACTTGGATGCAAAATTACGTGTCGATATGCGTCAGGCAATTCGGGAAATTCAAAGAGAAGTAGGGATTACAACTGTTTATGTGACTCATGACCAGGAAGAGGCAATGGCTATTTCTGACAAAATTGCCGTGATGCGGGATGGAATTATTCAGCAAATTGGGCAACCAAAAGAATTATACCATCGTCCAAGTAATGAGTTCGTGGCAACCTTCATTGGACGGACAAATATTCTGGAAGGAAAACTGATCCATATAAACGGCACGGCATATCTTGAATTTAAGAGTGGGTATCAGTTAGCATTTCCATCCCTCAACTCCGAACAAGAACAAAACGTACGAATCAGTATCCGTCCGGAAGAATTTATACGTGTGGAAAACGATGAAGATTTTACTGCAGAAATACAAGATAGTATCTATTTAGGATTAAATACAGAATACTTTTTAAAACTGGAATCGGGTAATAGAGTTCAAATTAGTGAAGAATCAACCTTTCACGAGAATTTAAATCCGGGTGACCACATTAAATTAAAGATTAATACCCAAAAAATTAATGTCTTTACAAAAGATGGAGCACGAAATCTTTTGGGGGTGTCGGGATGA